The genomic window AAATGATTATTGTACGCACCTATGTAtactacagaaaaaaaaagtgtttgtACCCACGGGTAGCGGGCAAAAGCGGTGGGAAACAATtaatacatgaaataaaatagtataaacttaatcataaatatatttacgttGGAAACAAGGTACACAATCACACAAATCTACTGCAAGTTCAGTTTAGTAGTGACTAGGATCCGAACATACTGATCGTAAGCAGTAGCGACGGCCAGACCGAGGTGGTCGCGGTTCCACTCCCAGGCGTTGATAGGCTGGGTGCTCACAACCATACGCTGAAGTCGCTTCAGTTTACCTGGTACGCCGCTTGAAACGCCTTGACCGTCCACGTGGTATCTGTGCTCTGGGTATTCACTGAAAAGCATGAGGAATAtagtatactagcttctgccagcggtttcacccgcatcccgtgggaacctctgcacgaacccggataaaaagtagactatagcctcgataaatgggctatctaactatcgaaagaattgttcaaatcggaccagtagttcctgagattagcgcgttcaaacaaacaaacaaactcttcagctttataatattagaatagataatGTCTGAAATATTATGAAAAGGAAATACGAAATTAAGccaactccaaataaaattgggtaaGGGCACGAAGGGGGAGGATTATATTGTAATGAGGGTCTAGTACCTAAAATGAGGAAATatcttatttaggtacctactcttaaattaattacttttctatgtaaagatatgTTTACTTACTATTTCCAAAGAGAGACTTGACCATTGCCAGcacaagttataaaaatatcacgATTCTGAGGGACATGACGCGCCACCCATATTGTACCACTTTTGCTGGTATTGTCTAGTACCTgtgaaaacaaaaagttatttattatcacACTTATGTACTTTCGTATGTACTACCCAAAGTACTCCCTTATGTCCTACCTACTACTATGTTCTTCCTTATATTCCTCAATGCAGTTCTCTATGTAGGAACAATATTCCTCCTATCTTCTCTGTTATGTATCTACTCTCTCTAGGCTCACTTATATAAACCCTAAATGATtgataaagttaaaaaatacttttcagcATCTTTTTCAGTTACTTACTTGAGCAAATCCTTTGGTAGGGTTCTGAGTTCTAACATCAAACACATGGAACTTTCCCTCTAATGTTGTTGCTACTAATTTATTCATTGGAATGTCCTTGCGATCAAATTCAGTTGAGCATACCTggaataatatatatatttactaaCCTCATCGAATTTTAAGACCCTCACTACTCATCATCGGGCCCAGCCTGGTAGccaagcctgccggggctgcgggattgttccagagttaccgcggccctataGCCTataagccttcctcgataaacgggctatctaacactgaaagattttttcaaatcggaccagtagtttctgagattagcgcgttcaaacaaacaaacaaacccttcagctttataatattagaatagataagACAATCGAATttgtaatttacatttttattttattatatttggaaAAATGATTAAACTCAATAAAATTCATGCAGCCTTACCCCATTCTTCAAATTACATTCCCATCTCAGGGACATAGTTCGCAGATCAAACATTTTAAGGTCCCCATTGTCATATCCAGCAACTACAATTCTCTCAGCATCATTGAAAGAGTTGCCAAAGGAAACAGCCCAGCAGTCGCGTTTTGTTTCTCCTTTCATTGGCTGCATGTTAGCTACAGGTTTGCCTCTTTGACGAGGGTCCCAAACTTTGACTGTGCCTGCAATAATATTTCGTGTAAGAAAACCTTTAAATTGAACTTGAAATTATGTACATTATAAAAGCTAATTTGCCTATGATATCTAAAAAATGATTAAGAAAGATAGCGTAACTCCATTGTCAGAAAAGTATGTTtgcattctatttttaaacattctAATTACCATCTCGACTGCCAGTGACAATTTCAGGGGCACCGCAGTTGTTGATATTGCCTCCCATTCCATCTATAGAGTTGATAATATCTGTATGTTCTTTTGTGATGTACATTTGGCAACTCTTCTCTAAATCCCTGTAAGTAAGAGTAGTAAAATTATGATACTGTAGAAACATTGAGAATTTGGTAAATAGTTCCAGTATTAAAGTAAACTGAACTAAGATACTATGACAATGTAATTCTTGCTGAAAAAATGATTTTGCTTCGTTAAAGTTTATGATggaatcattatttatttctatcttACCATATTTCTAAAGTGCCTTTGAAGTCACCAGTTGCTAATCTTCTTTCAATGTCGTTACTAGCCCCAAACGTCCCACATTTAAAAGAGTTTGGCCTTTCTATCTCCTTGATCTTACGGATCTCGCCAGAGTTGATTTCGTAGATTTCTAGCATACCACTTCCTTTCGGCAGAGTACCAATAACAACAAATTTTGCAGAGCAAGGGATCCATTTACAGTCGAATATAGAATGGTTAATGTTGTGTTCAATATGCGTTATGACTTGGGGAGTATCTAATTCCTCCATGGCAGCTTAATATCTAAACCGTTctttaaaattctattttacGATAAACCTGATAGAAATCGAATCTTTATAACCTTAAAGTGTAAACAACTTATCTGTTGCTATGGCAACTGATGACATGTTTAGTTTGTTCATGAAAAATGTACTAAAACCGCCAGTCTGCTTCAAGGTACATCCTCCGAAAGAGAATAGATCCTTacctccatcatcatcatcatcaccatcttcTTGCCTTTATACCatctacaaaaatattgaaaataatgaaacataCTTTTTGAAGACATGAATATGCAGAAGAAATATTTAGTGTTTTTGTCTATGGTATTTTGAGTCTGTGGAAAGAGACAGCTTGTTGATGTCAAGTTCTGTCAATTTCAATTGTCTATGGTCAGTCAAATTCCAATGAACTTTAGGAATCGTAACAAAATGaaagatttgtttttatacTTGTAAATTACGCAAACAAATAGCAGGTTGAATAATTGCGATtgtgtaataattattaaagagCAAAATGGGTGACAAGAAATACAAGCAGAGCGTAAGTATCACTGTTAAAACATACTACAAAGCTGGCTTACCAATCTGTTAAGATTTGTCTCAtgcaaaggtttttttttacagaaagcCGAAATAGCGAAGCAATTTAATCTACCGGAACGGCAGTCTAAAATCACTACGTTGTTAAATCAGGCTGGCCAAGCGTATTGCATATGCCGATCGTCCGACAGTTCTCGTTTTATGATGTAAGATTGATTTCTATGCATTACTTTCGCTATATTGTATGATAAATCAATATATCTTCTGATTTTAAATACCCTTAAACATGTTTAGAGTCTTAAAATTAGTTGTAATTACTACAAAACACTACCTATTTACTATTCTCATACTCTAATGTTTGCACCAATATTTGGTCAGTGGGTTTTGATCTTATTTCTTCTTTTCAATGACAGAGCATGCGACGCTTGTGAAGAATGGTACCATGGAGACTGCATTAACATTTCTGAACGAGAAGCAAAGTATATTAAGAACTATTTTTGTGACCGATGTCGGGAAGAAGATCCAACACTTAAAACTAGGTTTAGACCACAGAAGAGAGAGAATGACAGTGATATTGGTATGTGTTAAACATATTTTAGATTCAGTCAGTAACTTCAGATGctacagtaaataaatatgcattatTTACTGTAGCATGCAGCACGCTCGGGTACCAGGATCCTTGTGGATTtccttaaataaaaatcttcaataaCTTTAAACATGTGGGCTTTAAACATATTGTTTGGGCTTGTTGACAGAATTGACATATTCTATATCAAAATCTAATATCTTAAAAGAATAACATTTAAATGCTTGTCTGATTCTCATCACCAGCACTtattcaaaaactttttacaaaaaataaaatcaactcctaaaaagcaaaaaaaaatactattcttaggtgcattggcctagaattcggtgtttAGTGGATGATGATATTCATATAtatccttatgtactcttcatACATTCTCCCCTTATATTTTAGCCCCCCGAGATGATCGAAAAAAGAAGCGTAAAGAGAAAGACCACTCGGAGAACAAGTCCTCAAAGAGACCGAGCACTAAAGATGGCTGCGGAGACTGTCCAGGATGTCTGCAGATGAATGACTGTGGCCAGTGAGTATCACATTAATCTCCAGTTGTTTAATGGTATTTTATAATCAATGTATCCATTGATTTGCAATTAGAGtttgaattttgacataagcttCATATAGATTATGCCAAGAATATCAGAGATAAGGAATACACAGTAATtctcagggccgtctctagctcatgtagcacccgggtgcaatcattacaGAAGcaccccctatgtattgaaagattgtgacttaGAAGGTcgaaaataagaaagttcatatggaaactaggaGTTAcgttcttgttaataaaagaacttaaaaatcttAGCTTTTTGCTAGGTAAGACTACAAAAAATCGTCTCTCACACttagcataattattttaaatgaaaataaattaatgtgcaCTTTTCAGGGtatcaataaaacaaatcaCTGCGTTTTTGATCTGAAGGAAAGAATTAAataattctattatttttcaatattagaTGATGCATATTCAATCTTTATGTTAAAAATTTTGTCTGCTATATGCGGTCTTAACCAACTTTATCAAAACAGCAACTGCATATTTAATTCCATTATCTCACTTGACCAGccattaacataaatatttagataaaacTCATAATATTATGGAGTACAATACTTTTGTTCTGCTTGTTGAAGAAATACTTCCCTTTCAGTTGTGaatagagatgggtaactcaggagtgatagatacaaatgatatgaatcattccatttgaatcaatcactcttcatatctttacatatccgaatgtgtcagtagttcagtatatctttctttacacCTCACTCACTCGTCGGTCATCGCGTCGGGTACTGTACTAACTAATCTGTGGCGTCGGATAGCTTCGTCGCGCGCCATTGGTTGAACGTCAAGCGAGCCGTCTCGCTCGCACCCATACGATTACGAATGTCGTTACTTTGACCACAATAAGTTGACACCCAATAATAAGTTGTTAACTCTATTGCTCAcgcataaggcttataattgtttgtccttagtgaatatttcggtattataatcttgtaaaatgtattgaaaacttaccgcctaccgaacaaacatgttttgactcgaaatacacattttgaactaaaatttaattttcacgtaaataatttcgtaggtagacagtcctaagcctgtgtaaagtatgaaaggaaatcagaaggctatttctatttttattttctaatacttactaaactaatgcttatactcaatactagattgcgattgactattcattgaactaattaacataaaagaagtaggttgtacctacagtcataagaatagtattttttttaattagaaaaaagttgttcaattgcaaccgctcaatatatcagaaagatgcaaacaacaaccaacctatcactatatctgaatgatctatttgaatgagtgagccgcacacgagttgcgagtttaaacgagctactgagttatactgaactactgatataaagatatgaaagagtgattcatatcccagtgattgaaagatgcatatctatcttttcttttcaatgacacattttgcccatgtctaGTTGTGAAGCATGTGAGGATATGTACAAGTATGGCAGCAGCAATAAATTGAAGCTCAAATGTAAAATGAGGTTGTGTATCAAGAATAAGAAGACTTCCAGACAATCAAGGTAAATATGAAACTACCACTACTTAAAATTTCACTCGGTGGGGTATACTTTCATATGGTCAggaacaatgttttattttgttgtaatataTTCACTTGCTCAAACTATGCTCTTCTgttggatataaataaatgatagttCTCTTTTGATAATATACTTAATAGGAATGCTCAATGGTAGACAAGCTATCTGAAGGCACCATAGTGTCCCAGCCAAGTCTCGAGCCAAGTTTCCACGGCCATAATATCCTTGTCTCGTAGCTATTCGAGGCGCATTCGTCCCCACAGCCTTTTCTCGAAGCCGTCCGCGGCGAATTCGTTCCCCCATATTTTTGACGCGGACAgtgctaggagtttaggttatTTCTTTCATATAACTGCTGTTTCATAAACCTCTTAAACCTCTGcaaaatttattaataatactgATAACCTTCCAGCAGTAGCaacagaataaaaaagaaacaccaCGAGCGGGAACAGCACGAACCGGAAGAGTCTCTCGCACACTTGCAGACGTCGGAGGCGCGGCAGTGCTACGGGCCGCAGTGTACGCGAGCCGCGCAGTTCGGCTCTAAGTACTGCTCTGCGCAGTGCGGCATGCGACTCGCCACCGCTAGGATATACCAGGTATGTGTAGAGAACTACACTAGACTATAAATGTCGGATCATTTTTAGTTCACCTGCAGATGATATTAAGGTCGAGATCCGCGAAATTACAACTTTTGCGCGCAAACATAAACTGGCAGTGCGTTCGTGTGGAAGCGCGAATTATTTTGGTAGAATCTGGTCATTAAAAGCAATCAACGGCACCGCACTGCTAGAATCCTGttaactgttacagccttttatcattccactgctgggcacaggcctcctctcacaaggagaaggattgagcattaattaccacgcttgctcaatgcgggttggtgattttagactatagtccaggtttcctcaacatgttttccttcacctttttatcagccattggtgtccaagatatacttagaaagtacatttaaacttagaaaagttgcattggtacttggaTCCATCACTTTTTATATATAAGCTCTTTTAGTGTGTCTTGATGCACTCCGAAAGGAATCCGTGATGGACTGAACGGGCCGATGCCTTGGAAACTATTCTTGAATACGTCGCAAATTGTAACGTCCTTTTCAAACATGTGAAGGGGTCCAAATACTTATTGAAAATTGCTTGTCGACGATATGATgagacataaaaatatatatctcttTCCTTCCCAGGTCCTCCCCCAACGCATACAAGAATGGTCTCTCTCCTCCTGTGTAGCTGAGCAGAAGAACCGCAAAGCGTTAGAGGTAGTGCGCGGCGGGCTGGCGCGAGCTCAAGCGGCGCTGCGGGCATTAGACACGCAGCACTCGGAGCTCGACGCTATAGTCGCGAGGGCGAAGAATGCTACCATTGTGCATACTGATGATAAGGTACCgacctcttcatttttttttagttctaaTGTTAGGTGCAACCTGCTATGTTACACGCGACGACTTAATTGATTTTCTAATGTATTATAGTAATATAAAAgcgattaaaaatattattcacctCCTTCGGCACTAAGTAAAGATGCAAAAAATTTAGGAATTCAGAATTTGgcccttaaaaaatatttacgtagtTATGAACATGAACATTCAGCAATTCAACTCCATACTGCTTTGTCAACTTAGATTCAAATCTAAAACCAGATCACTACCACAAAATTGATAATCATCATTTGAGTCTAATCTCAAAAAAGTTTTACTCAGGTATTCACTTTCcatttattcaaaaaaaaaaaaaacagtaattcATTTTAATTCCCACCAGGACGCTGACGATGAAACCTCAATGTACTGCATCACATGCGGCCATGAGATTCACTCTCGTACCGCCGTTAAACATATGGAGAAATGCTTCGTGAAGTACGAAGCACAGGCTTCCTTCGGGTCGCGGCATCGAACCCGTATCGACGGGCAGAGCATGTTCTGTGACTACTACAATCCTATTAACGCTACCTATTGTAAGAGGTTGAGGGTGAGTTAAGTTTTTTAATCACAGAGTACTCTAGGTTGGGAGAACATAAGGGTATATAAGCCCGTACTTAGGGGGAGAGGGAGTTCATAAAGGAGTATAAATGGGAGTACATAGGTAAGGAATTATGAATATACATAGGAGGAAAACATAAGGGAGTAAGGGGGAGTGCATAACGGTAGGCAGGGGGAGGagtacattcatcatcatcatcatcatcatcatcatctcagccataggacgtccactgctgaacataggcctcccccttagatctccacagatacctgttggaggcgacctgcacccagcgtcttccggcgaccttcaCAAGGTCGTATGTCCACCTTGCTGGTGGACATCCTACGCTGCGGAAGTACATTACTGTAGAATAAAAATCCATgcaaagtaaaagttttttatattattcaaagAATGTAAGTAGTTTTTGTCAATAAAATGCCTTCACTTTTACTgagttttttctatttaactaGCCTTCACTTTTATCGAGCTTTttctagttaaataaaaaaaactcgatAAAAGTGAACGCAATAAATTTTACGCAAATTCTCATAATTCATTTCCATCACCAGGTAATGTGCCCCGAGCACTTCAAAGACCCCAAAGTTGGGGACAACGACGTCTGTGGATGTCCCCTTGTCCGCAACGTGTTCAAGCCCACGGGGGAATTCTGCCGCGCTCCCAAGAAGTCCTGTCTCAAACACTACCAGTGGGAGAAGTTGAGAAGAGCAGAGATTGACATGGAGAGAGTCCGCCAGTGGTTGAAGCTGGACGAACTGGTTGAGCAGGAGAGGAGTATCAGGCTGGCTATGGCTTCGAGGTATGTAGACTTATAAAACCCATTCAAATCTTTTTGAGACTACGAAAAATAGTCATATCCTCATCAaattctttttaattataaaatctcAACCATATGAAGAAGTGTTTCATACACTACGTTGTTCATtcagtttttttgttgtaattaattaatatttataagtgttgatgtataaaaaataaatgactatcgaaatacataataataaatctattttGTAATTGTTTCTTTCTCCAGGGCCGGAGTGCTAGGCCTAATGCTCCACTCAACATACAACCACG from Helicoverpa zea isolate HzStark_Cry1AcR chromosome 20, ilHelZeax1.1, whole genome shotgun sequence includes these protein-coding regions:
- the LOC124640035 gene encoding dynein axonemal assembly factor 10, with the protein product MEELDTPQVITHIEHNINHSIFDCKWIPCSAKFVVIGTLPKGSGMLEIYEINSGEIRKIKEIERPNSFKCGTFGASNDIERRLATGDFKGTLEIWDLEKSCQMYITKEHTDIINSIDGMGGNINNCGAPEIVTGSRDGTVKVWDPRQRGKPVANMQPMKGETKRDCWAVSFGNSFNDAERIVVAGYDNGDLKMFDLRTMSLRWECNLKNGVCSTEFDRKDIPMNKLVATTLEGKFHVFDVRTQNPTKGFAQVLDNTSKSGTIWVARHVPQNRDIFITCAGNGQVSLWKYEYPEHRYHVDGQGVSSGVPGKLKRLQRMVVSTQPINAWEWNRDHLGLAVATAYDQYVRILVTTKLNLQ
- the LOC124640393 gene encoding CXXC-type zinc finger protein 1-like isoform X3 — encoded protein: MGDKKYKQSKAEIAKQFNLPERQSKITTLLNQAGQAYCICRSSDSSRFMIACDACEEWYHGDCINISEREAKYIKNYFCDRCREEDPTLKTRFRPQKRENDSDIAPRDDRKKKRKEKDHSENKSSKRPSTKDGCGDCPGCLQMNDCGHCEACEDMYKYGSSNKLKLKCKMRLCIKNKKTSRQSSSNRIKKKHHEREQHEPEESLAHLQTSEARQCYGPQCTRAAQFGSKYCSAQCGMRLATARIYQVLPQRIQEWSLSSCVAEQKNRKALEVVRGGLARAQAALRALDTQHSELDAIVARAKNATIVHTDDKDADDETSMYCITCGHEIHSRTAVKHMEKCFVKYEAQASFGSRHRTRIDGQSMFCDYYNPINATYCKRLRVMCPEHFKDPKVGDNDVCGCPLVRNVFKPTGEFCRAPKKSCLKHYQWEKLRRAEIDMERVRQWLKLDELVEQERSIRLAMASRAGVLGLMLHSTYNHEVMERITTKATENGKVKESS
- the LOC124640393 gene encoding CXXC-type zinc finger protein 1-like isoform X2 — translated: MGDKKYKQSKAEIAKQFNLPERQSKITTLLNQAGQAYCICRSSDSSRFMIACDACEEWYHGDCINISEREAKYIKNYFCDRCREEDPTLKTRFRPQKRENDSDIAPRDDRKKKRKEKDHSENKSSKRPSTKDGCGDCPGCLQMNDCGHCEACEDMYKYGSSNKLKLKCKMRLCIKNKKTSRQSSSSNRIKKKHHEREQHEPEESLAHLQTSEARQCYGPQCTRAAQFGSKYCSAQCGMRLATARIYQVLPQRIQEWSLSSCVAEQKNRKALEVVRGGLARAQAALRALDTQHSELDAIVARAKNATIVHTDDKDADDETSMYCITCGHEIHSRTAVKHMEKCFVKYEAQASFGSRHRTRIDGQSMFCDYYNPINATYCKRLRVMCPEHFKDPKVGDNDVCGCPLVRNVFKPTGEFCRAPKKSCLKHYQWEKLRRAEIDMERVRQWLKLDELVEQERSIRLAMASRAGVLGLMLHSTYNHEVMERITTKATENGKVKESS
- the LOC124640393 gene encoding CXXC-type zinc finger protein 1-like isoform X1 produces the protein MGDKKYKQSKAEIAKQFNLPERQSKITTLLNQAGQAYCICRSSDSSRFMIACDACEEWYHGDCINISEREAKYIKNYFCDRCREEDPTLKTRFRPQKRENDSDIAPRDDRKKKRKEKDHSENKSSKRPSTKDGCGDCPGCLQMNDCGHCEACEDMYKYGSSNKLKLKCKMRLCIKNKKTSRQSSSSNRIKKKHHEREQHEPEESLAHLQTSEARQCYGPQCTRAAQFGSKYCSAQCGMRLATARIYQVLPQRIQEWSLSSCVAEQKNRKALEVVRGGLARAQAALRALDTQHSELDAIVARAKNATIVHTDDKDADDETSMYCITCGHEIHSRTAVKHMEKCFVKYEAQASFGSRHRTRIDGQSMFCDYYNPINATYCKRLRVMCPEHFKDPKVGDNDVCGCPLVRNVFKPTGEFCRAPKKSCLKHYQWEKLRRAEIDMERVRQWLKLDELVEQERSIRLAMASRAGVLGLMLHSTYNHEVMERITTKATENGKVKESS